TCTCTTTtgacctttttatttattttcttttttagtagGGATGTCAGCCGGCAGTGTGTTCTCATTCTGGGACATCGATCAAAGCATTTATTTGCCAAATACCAGCTTCATTTACATCATAGTTGTGTGTTTAAGAAAAGAACTGGTTATTTCTCTAGACCCTAGGACTCTATGACACCAGAAAAAGCATGTGATAGAGTGCAAGATAGTGACTTTGTACTGTGTACTGTGTGCAGAAGTCAGGACGTCAGTGTCAGAGAAGTACACGAGAAGGGTGTTGCAGGACATGTAACAGGATGAGACAGTGATGAGGGGTGTGGTGGGAATAACAGATGGGTTTATGATGGGGTTGGGATGACATCAGAgatcagctctgagctccttcTTATTTGAGATGGTGATGGACAAGCTGAAAGATGAGGAGTTTCTGTGGActgtgatgtttgcagatgacactgaAATTTGTATTTAGAGAGGAGTGGGGAacaggtggaagagagcctggagaggtggaggtaagGTCTGGAGataagaggaatgaaagtcccTAAAAGTAAACTAGAATACATGTTTGTGAATGTGGGAcacagtgcacaagagaggcgaagaagagagtgcaggcagggtgctGTGGGCAGAGATGAGTGTCATGAGTGTGAGTTATGGAGTTATGGCAAAAGGATAACAGCAAGAATGAAAGGGAGGAATTACAAAATGATAGTTACAGCTGCTGTGATATATAGTTTGGACAAGGTAACACATCACTTCTCCCACCTCACAGCTGGAGGTGGGAGAAGTGACGATAAACAGCgagaataaaactgaaaactacttGGTTAACTTTTGATTTAGGAATATAAAACTTTAGGTTAATCAATGTCCCAGAAATGTTAAGATTCAGTTTACTCTTTAAAACTTACAGCTTTAAACCTGACTTTCACCAGGCAGCATAGAGGAGTAGACAAACTGGTGCATTATTGTGATACAGGTTTTGCTAATAGGTTGTGGTCATGTTTATTCAACAAACATCCCATTTAATCACCAAGTTATAACTGAAACTGCTTTATGTATGTAAAAGTATTTATAAGCTGTCAGACAAAAGCGTCATGAAATCTAACATCATCATCACCTCTCACTTCCAACCAAATCTCCGGTGACTGTCCTTTTGTGGGATGAACACACTTGTAGATGCCTTCGTTCTCCTTGGACACATGGATAAGGCTCAACCTTCCTTCAGgcattttttcaaaaaaagtacCATTTCTGTAGAATGCTGTACTGAAATTGGACGTAGACTCCTTTGCATATTTTTCCTTATAGGAGCAGTTTAGTGTCACACTGTCTCCCTCAGTCAGAGGAACAGCAGGACCCTGCAGGATCACACCAGCTGAAATGCAGAGAGATAAACTGTGGTCTCTGACTCTGGTTTTTGTCCTCAGTTACGAagttgcaaaaatgtgtttattttattttatttaatataaaactATCTGGCATTGCAAGCTTACTTGCCACTCTGATGTTGATGGTGTTGCTGCACTCCCCGCTGTcagactcacaccagtacactCCACTGTCTGATGGGTAGACACCTTTGATGGTGCAGGATGACCCATTTAATTGGCCCCAGGTCTCACATGAAACAGAAGACTTTGTGGAGGTGTTTCTCTTCACTGTCCAGGTGCTGAAGCTGCCTGGCACTGCACAGCTCAGAGTCACGGTTTCATAATAAAAGAAGACTGACCTGCTGGGATGGATGCTGAGAGTAGCAGCTGCAGGTTCAAAAACATCAGGTTAAAACACATCAGTTGACATGCAGTGTGAGAAGATCAATGACATAGATGTTGAAACCTTTTCAGCCACTGCATAGATTGAAACCAGCGACTGTTTTGGACAGAAGTTTCCACAAACTCAACATTGTCAAGAACGACATGGTAATGTTAGGCTTTTAAGCCCCACGCCCCACTATCAGGGGTAAAAAGGAGGAGctcacgtttaatcggttataacacggtgtgagaaatataagtccggtaaactacttacggtaggacgttttgccaaagtaggagggtttgtcagaacaccggacatgtgtggtatccacagaaacctctgaatctcagttaaaatctcatataaaccatttctacaaaaactaaacacaacgAAAACAAGCCATGATTCCACGAACAAAACCGAACAAGAAATTCTCCAGACTTTATGTAACCGGCTAAAGATAGGCGAGTTATCTTCCAGAGATATCAGCGATTCCAAgcaccaagtttcaccacactctgaccaaaattcactgaatgagccgcaaaagaagaccacaaaaacacacagcggcgcaaacgcgctaagacagaaattggcttaccgtccAGATTTCGCCGTTAGCCGGTAGCCACATGATTATCAGCAGTTTCCACAGCTAACTAACCGCATCAGAGCCATTTTCCGTCAACAACCTCCAATTTAGACCCACCTACAGACACGTGACTGGACGGACGTCACACGTAGTAATTTTGGGCCCATGTTGAGTTTGGCCTTGCAAGTTCTGATTGGTTGAAGTTACGTGAACGTGGCATTGTTACTGTGATTCTACTGGCTCAAGCgattaaaaagaggtgtcaatcatgcaaattgaccaaaagaaaccaaagttacagcccctcagattttaaagggccagaggccaATTAACGCTCCATGCGCACGGCAGAAAAGGGCCATTGCCATGTAAAAgtgtggttaattcttcaaaaatgtattaaaaaacaagcatttttaggcatgttaataaaatgtattaattacTGCTCTTTAATACCTAAAAACTTCAACCGACATGGTGTCCAATGTGTGtcaaaatttgacatttttgtacaacgtctggatatttatttattggcagtgctgtaatttttcactgtttcactttagaaagataaatctttgcacagatgataTTTATATGTTGGTTACTGAATTTCTGGAATGAAATGTGAACTgaggcatatttttaaaagggttttaagctaaaaaaataaataataaattaggCGAGGATAAAATCtacttactttttctgtgttccagtctcagtaacttggacacagtaatatctgctgcaatatttacacctctgatgaaattTCACAAgtgttagttttattttgataccaagattgtAAGCACAGAGTTTGTATTTGCAGAGAAATAATCAATTAATTTTGGGCATTTCATTTTTGAGAAAGAAGCTCAGAAACCCCTTTGGGGCTCATGGGAACAGGACAAAAAGAGAAGATGGAGAGGGCGAGAGACATGATGGGCTGTGGAGAACACACATGGATCCACATGAAGGACAGGTGAGATGAGgatgaaacacaaggaggaaAACCTGGGAACAACTAACGGAGACAAGACACAGAGGGAGGGGGAGCGAGACACACAGAAGGCGAGCAGACACAGACATAAGTGGGGAAAGCTGTAAACTCAATGACATTAGTAGAACCAAAACTCAAACCTAAAACTTCTTAACAAagtaaaaaatcaaaaatatgtTAGTCTAAAAAAGTAACCTCAAAGAGCTGGCTCAAAGACCCAGAACCAAAACATTCTGCAATAAGAGAGGTCAAACTTCCCATCAGAATTATGCCAGCAGCTTGTTGTTGGCTATCACTAATATTTGTTAAATGTTAACCAAATATTtcaacctttttttgttttgattttttaagtcattaaagatgtaagaACAGTCGAAGAAACCATTAAAAGCCCACAATTACCACAACATTCACTCCCCTGATGAGTGTATGGAAACTTCTGACCATGAATGTTCAAGAAAGGTTAATGTTAGCTTCAGGGAAAACTAATCCATGTAAATATTCCACCATGTATGAAGTGATGGGAGTTATAACAACCATGACAGCTGATGTCGCATTAACGTGTACGAGAggaattcaaattcaaaatcaTAAAACGCACAAAATCAGGAATCTGCCCATCTAACAGGGGCTTAGAGACAGGGTAGACCCAAGGACTCAAGTCATCAGTCCATCACAGAGCTAACAGTTCACAGACAACCATCCTTACCTGTGAACAATTTAAATAACTAGTTAACCTAACAGGCATGTATTTGGACCGTGGGAGGAAGTTAGACTACCGGGAACTCACACAGTCCAAACAAAGACGCAAACTCCACTCACAAGACCCTTTAACCCTTTGGCTCTAAGACAACACGGCTCATTTCTCAAATGATttacagaagaaaaacacaaatatgcTTTCTGATGTGCACATGTAGCAAAGTGTTTTAAAGAATTTcaaaaggtttttaaaactttaaccaTCATTTAAGAATTGACTCATTGCAAATGAGAAAAACTGCATACAAgctataaatgtaaaaacaaacaaagatctgTAGTTGACAAAT
The sequence above is a segment of the Oreochromis aureus strain Israel breed Guangdong linkage group 3, ZZ_aureus, whole genome shotgun sequence genome. Coding sequences within it:
- the LOC116311784 gene encoding Fc receptor-like protein 5 isoform X1; the encoded protein is MMIAPVCLMITATLSIHPSRSVFFYYETVTLSCAVPGSFSTWTVKRNTSTKSSVSCETWGQLNGSSCTIKGVYPSDSGVYWCESDSGECSNTINIRVATGVILQGPAVPLTEGDSVTLNCSYKEKYAKESTSNFSTAFYRNGTFFEKMPEGRLSLIHVSKENEGIYKCVHPTKGQSPEIWLEVRENNIPVATPDPDPDPTPPIALPKLLSTILLFILYTCIFILAVYTYRKWAQARAEAKRKWPDHL